In the genome of Raphanus sativus cultivar WK10039 chromosome 4, ASM80110v3, whole genome shotgun sequence, one region contains:
- the LOC108829011 gene encoding F-box protein At1g55000: protein MALACRDTVRLIFQKLTVADLARASCVCRVWNSVATENDLVASAFTAPWRIKELVGKPVSGAFWRDNGIWKFAISHRISRGDSVTSLAVKYSVQVMDIKRLNNMMSDHGIYSRDRLLIPISNPEILVNTTCYIEVDKYAKREVAVLYLEGGPKRQHCASGMNHLSTLSAHGKRRLIESLRRSMQVDDETALYYLAIAEGNPRSALSEFSADLTWERQAGLN from the exons ATGGCACTTGCATGCCGTGACACAGTACGCCTTATCTTCCAGAAGCTCACCGTCGCGGATCTAGCGCGTGCGAGCTGCGTTTGCAGAGTTTGGAACTCCGTTGCTACAGAGAACGATCTGGTGGCCTCTGCTTTCACGGCGCCATGGCGGATCAAGGAACTCGTGGGGAAACCGGTTTCAGGCGCGTTCTGGAGAGATAACGGAATCTGGAAATTCGCCATCTCTCATCGGATCTCTCGTGGTGATAGCGTCACTAGCCTCGCCGTTAAGTATTCCGTTCAG GTTATGGACATAAAACGACTAAACAACATGATGAGCGACCATGGGATTTACTCAAGAGACAGACTGCTTATTCCAATAAGCAATCCCGAAATTCTCGTTAACACCACTTGCTACATTGAGGTAGACAAGTACGCCAAACGTGAAGTAGCCGTGCTTTACCTCGAAGGTGGACCAAAAAGACAACATTGTGCATCTGGTATGAATCATCTGTCCACACTATCAGCCCATGGAAAGCGGAGGCTAATTGAATCTCTAAGGAGAAGCATGCAAGTCGATGATGAAACTGCCCTGTATTACTTGGCTATCGCTGAAGGAAATCCAAGATCCGCATTGTCTGAGTTCTCGGCTGATCTCACGTGGGAGAGGCAAGCCGGCCTCAACTAG
- the LOC108829012 gene encoding protein DEHYDRATION-INDUCED 19, with translation MDADYKRLLSTLRSRSEVLMGFEEIDGDDDFQEEFACPFCAESYDIIALCCHIDDEHNLESKNAVCPVCSLRVGIDIVAHITLHHGSLFKMQRKRKSRKTGSLSLLRKELREGDLQKLLGISSRIGSTTASSGTPDPLLSSFISPTRSHLFPVTRQTEKVSDEKQIERKRQVCIPPVSLKDQEETRNRSEFVQRLLSSAIFYEV, from the exons ATGGATGCTGATTACAAGAGACTCTTGTCTACGCTTCGATCCCGATCTG AGGTTTTAATGGGCTTTGAAGAAAtagatggtgatgatgatttCCAGGAGGAGTTTGCCTGCCCGTTCTGCGCAGAATCGTATGATATCATCGCCTTGTGCTGTCACATAGACGATGAACATAATCTAGAGTCAAAGAACGcg gtATGCCCTGTTTGCTCTCTAAGAGTGGGAATTGATATCGTAGCGCACATTACACTTCATCATGGGAGTTTATTCAAGAT GCAGCGAAAGAGGAAATCACGAAAAACTGGTTCACTTTCTCTTCTTCGGAAAGAGCTAAGAGAAGGAGATCTACAAAAGTTGTTAGGAATTTCTTCTCGCATTGGTTCTACTACTGCATCTAGTGGAACTCCTGATCCTCTTCTTTCGTCATTTATCTCACCTACACGATCACATTTATTTCCGGTGACTCGGCAAACGGAAAAAGTATCGGACGAAAAACAAATAGAGCG CAAGAGACAAGTGTGTATCCCACCTGTCTCGTTGAAGGATCAAGAAGAGACTAGGAATAGATCAGAGTTTGTTCAGAGGCTCTTGTCATCAGCTATTTTCTATGAGGTCTGa